The Bradyrhizobium betae genomic interval CGACGCCACGCAGCGCAGCCTGATCACCGTCGCCGCCAAGCAGGCCGGCCACGAGGTCACGGTGGCGCCGTCCGTGGCGGAGGCGGTCGAAAAGCTCCGTGCCTCACGCTTCGACTGCGTGACGCTCGATCTCGTGCTTGAGGATGGCGACGGCATCGAGGTGCTGGGCGAGATGGCGAAGGTGAAGTTCGCCGGCGCGGTGATCGTCATCAGCGGCATGGATGGCAAGCGCCGCAGTGCCGCCCGCAGCTTCGCCCGCTCCGTCGGCATCGAACTCCAGAGCCTGCCGAAGCCGCTGGATCTCGCGGCCCTGCGCATCAGCCTCGCCAATCTCGGCAAGACGGCGATGGGCCTTCCGGCGATCCACACCTGGGGCGGCGTCGCCACCGATGAGATCGTGGGTCGGCACCGCGCCTGACTCGCGGAACTGCCAGTCAGCTGCGGCAGATCAGCCGCGCTGATTGCGGCTCAAGCTGAGTTGCTGAATTCCGATAGTTGCTGCAGGGCGCGGCCAAGGCCCGTCCGGCAGACGTTGAGGGTGGCGCTCGCCGTGGCATAGCAGGGCGTCACGTCGTCGAGCACGACCACATCGACGGAACCTGCGGCATTGCCTGTATCGTCCCGCTCCATGGCTGCGTCGATCAGGCGCATGCTGATATCGATGCGCGCGATCAGGGAGCGAAGGCCCGCTGCGATCAACTGACGGCTGTCAGTTTCAGGCGCGACGAGCGAGGGTGTGCCAGCGAAATTTAACATGGATATTCTCCGTGTCCCGCAATTAGACCCCCTGCCGCTACTTGTGCGTTAAGTGCATGTCCCGTACAAATACGGGTGGGCCGAATCTGCGCCGAACGCCATAACGAAAAGGCGCGGACGCGAGTCTTTAATGTCGGATGGACATGGCACATGGTCGAACAATCCTCCCGTGGTGAGATCTTCGTGGTCGATGACGACCCCGCCGTTCGCGACACCTTGTCGATGGTGTTGAAGGCCGCGGGCTATGAAGTGATTTGTTTTGCGGACGGCGCGGCACTGCTCTCCGTCGCGCGAGGCCGCACACCGGCAGCGATCCTGCTTGACGTGCACATTCCCGGAAAGTCGGGTCTCGACATTCTCAAGGAGCTGCACGGCGAGGACTATCCGGCGCCGATCTTCATGATCTCCGGACAGGGCGACATCACGATGGCGGTGGGCGCCATCAAGAGCGGCGCGCTCGATTTCATCGAGAAGCCGTTCCGCGGTAGCGAGATCGTCGCCCGACTCGACGAGGCGATCGGAGCCTATGCACGCAGGCAGGCAGAGAGTGTGTCGCCGAAATTCAACTCGCTGCATTTCCCCGGACGCGAGCCGTTGACGCGGCGTGAACGGGAGGTGCTCGAACAGTTCGCTTCCGGTGCGTCCAACAAGGAGGCCGGCCGCACGCTCGGCATCAGCCCGCGCACCATCGAGGATCACCGCGCCAACATCATGAAGAAGCTCGGCGCGCGCAATGCCGCCGACCTGATCCGCATCGTGATGACCGCGGCCCAGCGCGCGTCGTAAGCGGTTGCTCTCCTCTCGCGCCCCGGACGCAGCGCATCATGCAATGATGCGTTGCAGAGCCGGGGCCCATCTCTCCAATTCAAAGATAGTAACTCTGGGTCCCGGCTCTGCACGGCAGCGCTGCGCGCTGCAGTGCGTCCGGGACACGAGATCGAGACGTTAGCCGCTCAGCGCCTTGCGGATGATCCGCGCCAGATCCGATTTGCGATACGGCTTCGCGAGCAGCAGCACGCCCAAATCCAGCCGGCCGTGGTGGATGATTGCATTCTCGGTATAGCCGGACGTGAAGACCACCCTGAGATCGGGGTGCATCTTCAAGACTTCGTCAGCGAGCTGCCGCCCGTTCATCTTGCCGGGCATGATGACGTCGGTGAACAGCAGGTCGAACGGTTTTCCGCTCGCGACGATCGCGAGCGCCTCTGCGGCGTTCGCCGCCTGCAGGGTGACGTAGCCGAGCGAATGCAGCTGGGCCAGCACGTACTCACGGACCAGCCGGTCGTCCTCGACCACGAGGATGGTCTCGTGTCCACCCTCGACCGCCGCCTGGGTCACGCCTTCGCCCACCGCCGTAGGCGTCTTGCCCGGCGGCAGGTACATCTTGATCGTGGTGCCGTGGCCCTCCTCGCTGTAGATCTTGATGTGGCCCGCGGACTGCTTGATGAAGCCGTAGACCATCGAGAGCCCGAGCCCGGTGCCCTTGCCTGGTCCCTTCGAGGTGAAGAAGGGATCGAACACCCTGGCCAGCATGTTGGCGGGAATGCCGGTGCCGGTGTCGCTCACCGCGATCAGCACGTAGCGTCCGGGCGGGACGTCGTTGGCGCTGGCATAGACCTCGTCGAGATAGGCGGCGCCCGTCTCCACGATGAGCTTGCCGCCGCCAG includes:
- a CDS encoding response regulator, whose protein sequence is MPRSSLSPIPSNLPDVAERRALQLLVVDDDATQRSLITVAAKQAGHEVTVAPSVAEAVEKLRASRFDCVTLDLVLEDGDGIEVLGEMAKVKFAGAVIVISGMDGKRRSAARSFARSVGIELQSLPKPLDLAALRISLANLGKTAMGLPAIHTWGGVATDEIVGRHRA
- a CDS encoding response regulator transcription factor; translation: MVEQSSRGEIFVVDDDPAVRDTLSMVLKAAGYEVICFADGAALLSVARGRTPAAILLDVHIPGKSGLDILKELHGEDYPAPIFMISGQGDITMAVGAIKSGALDFIEKPFRGSEIVARLDEAIGAYARRQAESVSPKFNSLHFPGREPLTRREREVLEQFASGASNKEAGRTLGISPRTIEDHRANIMKKLGARNAADLIRIVMTAAQRAS